CGACACCACCACCTGATGGATCTCTCCATTACTATATACACTACTTGTTCCAACCAGTGCACCGGTACCGTCGCCCCCATTAATGGCTACATCTTTCAAACAAAGGTAATCTACAGAGGCGCCATCTATATATCCAAAAAGTCCAACATTGGAAGCCTTGGGTCTGTTGATCGTCAGGCCGGAAATCACGTGCTTGTTGCCGTGCAATACACCCTTGAAAGGTTTGTCGGGATGTCCCGCAGGACTAAAGCCTAATCCCCCATTCCAATCCGCTGTTGCTGAGGCATCAATATCAGCCATTAATATAAAATATTTCTGATAATTGCCCTCTAAATTTGCCATATAGGCCAATTCTGACAGCGTTCTAATTTCAAAAGGGTCCTCATATGAACCATCACCACCACTGAACAATGGCCCCTGCTGTTCCTCAAACACTGCGGTGTATTTTGTCGAGCTCATCGCTGACAATGTGAAATTATATGCTGCATCGGTAGAGATCACAGTCCCGTGGGCATCTTCCCATTGTACAAACTGGTACCCTCGGGATGAAGTCGCCGATAAAGTAACCTGATCATTCAGGTTATAGCCACCACCACCTGAAAGTACCGCTGCTCCAGATACCGGCTCCGAAGTAACCGCAACGGCCATCTCGTATAACTGCCACATGAAATAGGGCCGTTGATTGGTATCAACCTCAGGAAGGTTTCCATAATCCCATGTGGTCCCAATGCCTATCCCAAAGATATTGTTTTCATCCAAAAATTCACTGGTAGTTCGTCCGGTAATCCCTCGAATTGGGAACCCATCGACCTCTTCGGCCTGCCCTACCCCAGCGGTTTCCGCATCAAAGTAACATTGGGAGACACTACCCGAAAGACCTGAAAGTGAAATAGTGAAGCCACCAATCAAGGCGTTAATATTTTCCGTTCCACTGGCATTACTCACTGGCCCAAAAGCATAAGACTGCATCAGGCTACCACTGGAAAATTTTCCGATCAGCCCTCCGCCATTCTGCCAAGATTCCGAGCTCACACAGATGACCTCCGCCCCCGAGTAACAGTTTGAAACTACCCCGTTGGATACAGCAATCAGGCCTCCGACATTGGTACCCGAAATTCTTCCAGTGGTAAAACATTCCGAGATGGTAGAAGTGGACCCCATATAGCCAACAAGTCCTCCGGCATTCCCCAGAACGTTAATATCCAGCCCCGTCAGGCCAAGCTGATCCACCTTTGCGCCATTCAGTCCATAGAAAAAAGCGGCAAAACTTCCTGGTCCGTCATAATGGATATTTGAAATGGTATAGCCATTCCCACGAAAGCTTCCGCGAAAATAATAGCTCCCCCCAATAGGTGAAAAATCATCCCATTCGCTGCAATCAATATCAGCCATCAAACTATAATGGAGGTCGAATCGCTCGGTGGAAGGTTCTTCGCCCACGGTTCCGAGCGACAACCATTTGAGGTGTTCAAGATTTTCAATCAGATAGGGATTTGCCTCAGAACCATCACCATTTACGGGCATGGTCTGAGCAAAACTGATCACCGACCAAAAGGTGGCCATCAGCAGTCCACAATAAAACTTAAATTTCATAAGCTAAAGGTTTAAGGTTAATATTTATTTCAGTAAAATGCCCGGCAGCGAATGATCCTCCAAAAGCCACCGAGCCAAACAATTATTTCAGCGGATTCTGATCCTGGGCATTAATCGCCGTATTGGCGTCAAGCTCCGATTGCGGAATCTGCATGATCCATTGCGGATCCCCAGCTCGGAGGTTCATCACCCGTGCCATTCCAGGGTCGTGGGTTTTATCCCTTTGCAGGTCTTCGCCATTTCTCATCATGTCAAAAAAGCGGTGCCCCTCTCCCCAGAGTTCGAGGCGGCGTTGCAGTAATATTTGTTCGATCAGCTGATCACCCGAGAGGATCCTTTCCGAATAATTGGCAAGCCTGTTTTGCATCAGCATCTTCAGGTCTGCACGGGCAGCAGCCTCGTCGCCCATATGGAAGGAAGCCTCCCCACGGTTGAGGTAAAGCTCCTCCATCCGCATCAGGACATAATCACCTTCCCAGGCTTGATTTTTCAGTAAAAATTTACGGGTAGCCTGTGTTGGCCAGACGAAATTTCCTGCTGCATCGAGTTCATAATCGCGGTCAGCAAACACATTGTAGCGCACATCGTTGGTGGTCAGTTCAGCATATAATGTTGCGGAGATTTTCTTCATCGAGCCCAGGGTAGCATAGCCGCCAGCAAAAGGGTCAATGTGAGAGAAGAAGGAAGCGTAAAGCGTCGTTTGTGCGCCGTTAATGGCCAGTCCCCATACCCATGCTGGGTTGTAGACGTTGTTAAAACCATCCAAATACGACTGTGCAGGCATCACATAATGCCCCTGTTCCTGGGCAGAAGAGATGGCTAAATCAGCAAACTCATGCGCCTTTTCCCATTCATTGGTCACCAGGTACACACGTGAAAGCAGTCCCGCAACTACCGCATGACTGATGTGTGAATGGTGTTTGCGCGGCACCGAAACCACCTCGTCTTCCTTCTGGTCATTGTTTTCCGTTTTTTCTTCCAACAGATCAAGCGCCTCAAGGTAGTCATCTTTGATCTGATCATAGACGGTGGTCAGTGGTGCGCGCGGTAATTGCTCAAGCTCAGCCGTTAATTTGACAGGAATACCCGGGGCATTTTCATGCCCTACAAAAGTCTGCTGAAACACCTGCACCAAACGGTGGTGGCCATACGCACGAATAGCCAAAGCCTGCCCTTTCACATAAGCTTTTTCATGCTTGTTTCCTTGCGAAGTGTCAATAGAGTTGATGATTTGATTCGCCTGAAAAATCAGCTGATAATAATACGACCAGATATTGGCAGGACGCCCGTGGGTTTCTGCTCTCGAAAATTCAATGCCATAATCGTTGGCAAACCAGTTATGCCCCAGCGAATGCAGGGCCATGTCATCGCAACGCAGGTCCAGGGCCAAATTAATCGCCATTTCTCCGAAAGTATCATGACTGCCAGCCAAATACATATAACGATACAACCCATTGAGGGCAATTTCCTGCCCCTTGACGGTAGAAAGCAGCTCGTCGGAGGGAATAGCATCAGAAGGGTCACGGTCGAGGTAATCCTTGGAGCAGCCCAGGGTAAACACCCCCATAGCCACCAATAATATGAGATATAATAATTTTTTCATTTTCTTAAAATTTAACATCCAAACCTAATGACATCGTGCGAATGGGGTAATAGCCATTGTTCATATAGCCGTCCGCTGAAGCAGTGCCGGGGAAATAGCCCTGCATGGAAGAAAAGGTGAACAGGTTGTCCACGGCAAAACTAATTCGCAGATTATCCATGTGGATCGCTTTGGCGGTCCGCTCGGGGAGGGTATAACCGAAAGTGATATTTCTGATGGTGGCATAGCTGGCGTCGCTGAGGAACCTGCTCGAGGTACTCACCAAGTTGCTGTTGTCGATTTCAATTCTTGGCACATCTGTCACCTGCCCTTCTTCGCGCCAGGCATTTTTAATATCCGAATGCATAGCCACCCCAAAGCTTGGGTTCATTAACTGATGGTAACCTGAATTGTAAACCTCACCACCGAGCTGGTAATTGAGCATCACCGATAGGTCAAACTGTCGGTAGTTGAACCGCTGATTGATAAATCCGGTCAGGTCGGCCATTGCTGAGCCCACAAAATAACGATCGGCATCATTGGGGTCAGTGGTTACTCCCCTGCCGAGTCCTTCGCCCAAATCTTTGTAATACATGGCATCTCCGGTTTGTGGGTTTACGCCGGCATAGTCGAACATATAGAAATCGTAATAGGACCTGCCAACCTCCAGGCGCTTGGAAGAAGATAACATGACCACCTCTTGCGGTAGTTCCGTAATTTTATTCTTCATGTGTGTGGCTGCAAAATCCATGTTCCAGCGGAAATTGGTGGTTTTCAGCAGCGTCATGGAAAGGTTAAACTCCAGCCCGTAGTTTTTCATTCCTCCGATATTAGCCGACTGCCCACCCCAGCCATTGGAAGGGGCCACGGGCATGGTGAAGATCAAATCTTTGGAAGCATTGTTGAAGTACTCTATGCTTCCGGAAAATTTATTGTTCAGTAAGCTGAAATCCAGGCCAATGTTGGTCGCCTGCCGCTTTTCCCAGGTCAAATCGCGGTTGGCCAGATAGGTCATCCGGCCACCGTATTCCGAATTATTCGGGTAGGTGAGGTTATAATTGTCGCGATAGATATAATAATTCGTGCCCAGGTTTTCATTCCCCTGTTCACCTATCGAGCCTCGCAACTGCAAGCTGTTTACCCAACGGAGGGAATTCATAAAATCCTCTTTATGGAGCGCCCAGGATCCCCCTATGGCCCAGAAGTTGCCCCATCGCGATTCTGGTGCAAGCCTTGAGGTCCCATCCCGACGAAAGCTCAGTGAGCCAAAGTACTTTTCGTTATAGTTATATTCAAAGCGGGAAAGATAGGATTCAATCACGTGCTCATCCACCCACGAACTGGCAAAAGTAGGGTGAGAGCCCACGCCAAGTTCCGGAAGACCCGCCACGGGAAATCCCTGTGTGGTGCCGGTTAATCCTTTTTGTTGATAGTAGTAATTTTCATGTCCCACCAACCCACTGACATTGTGCTTTCCGAAGCTGTTCTGATAGGAAAGTAGCTGATTGACCGTCAGGGTGGTGTATTCATTATCGGTACGCGATGACCGGCCATCTACATTATCGGCATCGCCGTAGAGGCTGTTTTGATGGGTAATTGAATTTCGGTTGACATAATCCAGCGTCACATTGGTACGGGCGGAAAAGTGATCGTTAAATTTCACATTCAGGTAAGTCCTTCCCGAAATAGCATTGTTGGTATAGCCAATAACATCGAGCGTGGTGGTACCTACCGCATTAGAATTGCCGAGGTAAGGACGTGATCCAGCGTAATCGTAAATCTTTTCTCCGGCATCGTCGAGCAGGAAGCTGCCATCCTCTTCACGCTGATATACCGGATAAATTGGTGCGATGGTATTGGCGAAGAAAAACGGATTGGAAGCCGTGGTATTGCCTGTACTTGCACCTCTGGATTCTGTGAAAGTATAAGAAAGGTTGGCACCGGCATTCAGCCATTTTTTGATGTCTGAATTTACATTTACACGCGTAGAAAAGCGTTCGAAGCCTGTATTTGTCGCCACACCATCTTCATTCAAATAGCCGAAAGAAACAAAATAATCCGTGGTGTTGGCAGCTCCGCTCATTGCAATTGAATACTCCTGCCGCAGTGCCGCCGAAAAAAGTTCATCCTCCCAATTGTCGCCATACAGAGCATTCGCACCGGCATTCATCTGTCCCGTTGTGGGGTCAATCAACAAGCTGTCGGCGACATCAAAAGCATTATAGCCCCCGAGTTGCTGCACGAGGTTTCTTCGGTAACCCGCAAACATTGGGTGTGAATACACCGGATGCTGCCCCGAGGCAATCAGGCGGGCATCTTCCTCGGCAATATCCGCTGCCATAAGGTTGTTTTTGTAACCTTCCCATTGTGCTTCATAATAATCTTTTTGCCCAAGGCGGTCGTAGCCTCTCATGGCCCGCTGTGCAATACCCGTTCGGGATTTAAACTGAATGGATCCTTGCCCACTTTTTCCTTTTTTAGTGGTGATCATCACTACCCCATTTGCTGCACGCGAGCCATAAAGTGCTGTAGCTGCCGCATCTTTGAGGACCGTCATCGACTCAATATCCGCAGGGTTGAGGTTATTCATCGCCCCGCCAAAAGGAACACCATCCACCACATACAATGGTGCCGAGGAAGCATTTACGGAGCCAATTCCACGAATCTGGATGGAAGTCCCTGAGCCCGGCTGCCCACTCACCCCAGACACTTGAACCCCAGCTACGGCCCCCTCCAGGGCGTTCTGAACATTGGAAACCTGCAGTTTTTCGATATGATCCTTTTTAACCGTTGCGGCTGATCCTGTGAAAGATGATTTTTTTTGTTCGCCATAAGCGACCACCATTACTTCCTCAAGTTCGGTGGCGTCGGCATTCAGGTAAACTTGTATGTTGGACTGATTGCCCACCTTCACGACCTCGCTGGTATATCCTATAAATGAAAATGAAAGAACGGTTTCAGCAGCAGGCACCTCGAGCGTAAATGCACCATTGATATCGGTAACGGTACCAGTAGCCGTTCCCTGAATAACAACATTTGCCCCGAGGATGGGCTCGCCACTTTCTTTATCGTTGACCTGCCCCTTGACCTGAATCTGGGCGATCGTCTGCGTGATCCCGAACAGGGAAAACAGCAGGACTAAATATATTTTTTTCATAAAGTTGAATCTTAACGCCAAAAGATGGGGAGGCAGGAATACCTCCCCTAAAAATGCTATTGCTTGATAATGTTTGCCTGGCCGATTACGGCCTGATCAGTGGAAATGCGGAGCATATACAAGCCTGAAGACAAACCAGATACCGGTACTTTAATCTGATTATTTCCGGAAATGGCCTGTGTTTGCTGACTCAACAGCAATTGCCCTGTGGTTGAAAAAATGTCGATAGTGGCTGTTGCAGCAGCCTCAATCCTGAAACTAACATTCACAAAATCCGTCGCTGGGTTCGGCGCTACCCCAAACTGCTGCTCCTCTTCGGTGTTCAGTGGGTTCAGTACATCAACCATCACTTCGGTGTGGTAGGGGCGCTTCCACACAGGATCATTGGTGCGGAAAGTAATTTCAGCAGCCAAATAATCATCAACCTCTTTGGTGGCGTCAATCCTGAAATCAATGGTGCCCTTGGATTCAATATCAATCTCGCCTTCAGGACCACCGGGAAAAATCAGCCAACCGCCTTGCCCTTCGTGCTCGGCACCTACTTTAATTTGCCATCCGGCACCACCAAGTCCCACATAGTTGGAGTCAAACCAAAGCCCCTGGGAAATGATATAATCTTTTCCATATTCCCTGTTGCTTCTTCGGTCGAAAGCCTGCGGAAGAGCAATGCTTCGTGGATAAGTAAATTGTACATAGAAGTTTTCATAAGGAAGAATCTCTATTTCCTCCTCCAGCTCAATACCAAACCAATGCGGCGTATTCTCTTCGCCATCATAGGTTTTTATGGCTGTTTGTTCATGAACCAGCTGCATGGTTTCAATGGTTGTTCCACGATAAACAGCTACTTTGATTTCAACAATTTCCGTTTTCTCAATCTGGCAGAGGGTCCATACTTTTGACAGCCTACTGCCCTCTTCCGGTGCCTGAAATTTGGTGGCCGCCGAGAAAGGAACACCCTGCCCGAAACCGGTTACCGAAAAGGCATTATTTCCACGGATATTTTCAAAGAAGTGTACCAGGCCCTTATCCGAAGGAATATCGCCTACTTCAGCTTCCTCCTCCATTTGTACCGCTCGTGCTGATTGATCCACTTCCGCAAAAAGCGTTGCGAATGGCAGACCTTCGGTGGTTTCTACATTTTCATCCTGCATCAGGCGAGCAAAAGGAGTCTCCTGACGATAGTATTCCACAGCCGCCTTGTACTGAAGTGGAGATTTCCCTTTTTCATTTGAGAGCGAAATGCTATAGGATTTCCGCTCGCCACGCACAATTTCACTGCGGATGATTTCATCATGCCCTCCATAAACCGGCGCACTACCCAAAGCGGCCTTCCATGGAATGCTCACCTGTTGCTCACTGCCTACCGCATCGAGCGCTCTCCAGGTGAAGTTCAGATTGGTAGCAAGGTTGATAAATTCATCGCTGACCAAATAATACTGACCGTCGACACGCTGTGCATATTCCGGAGAAATCTCGACATAAAAGTCGAAGAAATCCCCTGGGGCAATCTGTTTTGGCGTTGTAAAAACATAATCGCTGATCGGGGTGAAAATGTACAGACTTCCGCCATCGTAAATCTTCTCTCCAAAAACCTGCCGTGCTGAATTACGCTCAAGCCCACCACCTACAATTTCTATGGGAGCTGTTCCCGTATTGGTGATTCTCACCCGATGGTCAATGCCCTCCTGAATTAAAGGGTCAAGGGATTCATAGAAAATGATGCCAAGATCGACAGTCGATTCCTCGGGAGTAAATGCGCCCACACCTTCGATATTAACATGGATAGGGTGTTTGAAATCTTCCTCCGTACCCGGCTGATTGGAAAGCGCATGCAATACCCCTTCCACCTCATAGGTGCCAATTTCACGGCTGTCTATCAACAGCTCGTAAGTCCCCGTTTCCATGGGCCCAAGCACAAATTTTTGCTGAGGTTTAAAAACGATCGACATTTCATCGCTGATGTAATTTTCCATGAACGACAACTGGTAGCCCTGCATTTTATCCTCACTCTGAATACCAATAGAACCGAAAGCATCCAGAAAATAGATCGTATTGGAGGCATCAAAACCTCTGTCAGGCATCTGATACTGGAATTTGAAATTGCCCGTTGCGTAGAGGATCAGCTGAAAAGACATCGAGTACCCCATGCCGAACATATCATTATACAGGTGATACTGAATCGTTACCTGGTCTTCTTCTTCAAGATAATAGACGCCGGCCGTCTTGGGAAATTCATAAAAATTCGGTGAGGTAGGGTGATATAAAGGAGCGATCATGGTCTGGAATCTGCTTTTATCATAGGGGATATAAGGAATCATTCCGGGATTGTCCCACTCCCTATTTTCTACCTCGTTGAAAGTCACAAAGCCAAAGGAGGCGATGTTGATCTGCTCGTAATGCTTGCCATAAAACTCAAAAGAAAATGGCAATTGCTTGTTGGCGAAAGGCTGACCCGTCCAGAAATTCAACTCAGGCATATATTCTGCCTGCGGGTGATCAGCAAGTTCCACCCAATCGTAAGAAGGTCCCCTGCGTCCACAAACTTCAATCAAATCAAAGCCCCCGCTTTGTTCCCACCAGCATTCCTGCTTTCCGGTTTCAAACTTGTAATCCACTTCGGAAACTTCTGAGCTGCTGCCCGTTTTAAGGACATTGAACCAACTGTCGGTATCAAAGAAGAAGGTCAGGTCTGAGCGCCCTTCATTTTTCACCGTAAAGGGTTCATAATGCAGGTCTCCTCGGTGAAGGTCCACGGTGGTTTGGTCATTTTCCCATTGCCAACTGAAAATCGGCACTTCCGTTACTTTGGCCGTCAGGTTGAAATGCAGTGGATCAATACCCGATAACGCAACCTGCATGTCGGCACTATAATCGCCCACGTTTTCAGTATCAGCCACAATTTCAAGGTAAGCAGTTTCTTTAGGAGCAACGGTGGCACCGAGAATGGATTGATTTTTAAGTACGAAGCCCGGGTTTGAAAATTCTACCCCATCAATCCTGAAAGCAGACGTTCCGGTATTGTTGACTGGAATATACTTGGACTCGAGCTGCTGATTTAGCACCGCATCAAAGTGAATATCTTCCACAATGGTTTCGACACCTGGCGTACCTCCAGAAACAATATTCATCTTTACATGAACACCCTGAGAGGTATTGACAGGGTCGTTGGAAACCACCGCAATATATTGCTCAAACTCGCCTTCAAACCATTGGGAAGGATCGATATCGAAGGTAATTACTTCCTCTTCACCTGCCAGCAAAGTGCCGTGGGTGGTGTTGAAGTTTTCCGCCAGGTTGACGCCAGGGTTCCGAAATTGCAGGTAATAGCCCAGGGCCGTTTTATCCAATGCTTCGGTATCCTCAGGATCTATCGTGCCATAGCCCAGTTCTGGAAAATGGTTCCATTTTTTGAAAAGCAAACCATCCTCCTGCTGTGGTTCTTCAATAGCCACATAAGCGAACGTTCTCAGGATATAGCCATCGGTACCCTCGGCAGGCCACGAGCTGTCATATACAATATCAATGTCGCCACTGCTGTAAATTACATACTGAAAACTAAAGGCTTTATTGTAGGTTGAGGCATTGGCTGTTTTCACCTGATCGTACTGCACGGTCAGTTTACCCTGTTCCTGCAAGTAAAGCAACCGTCCGCCATCATTGAAAGACAGGTTTTCAAAGAGGCCTGAGATGTAGCCTTCGGGCATATAGGTATCCCTGAAGCTTGGTGTAGCATTGAAAGCATGATCACTGAAACACAGGATGCCGTACTTGCTCAGATAGATATGTCCATAGTATTCCCCAAAAAACGGGAAGGCAAAACCGATATCAATACGCTTGTTAAGTTGTGAACTTACTCGGATTTCCTCTGTAATATCCTGTGTTGAAACATGATTGGAAATATCACGAAACTCGGGTGCATCCTCTGCGGGATCATGTGACAGATTGCTGTTTTTAAAATCCGTTTTATAGGTATAGCCAAACAGGTTGCTGCGTTCATAATCCGGAATATCCTTGTCGGAGTATTTAGCAATAACATATTGCAGGGCAGCATTGCCATCATTCATGATTTTGAAAGTGTTGCCGATATGTTTCGGATCATTCAGATCCGTGTCAGGCAATACAATTTCCGCAGGGGATAATTTCAAAACACTTGGTGCGATCCCGCTGCCAGTAAGTACCAGTCGCAGCTTCCGATCTGTGCCCTCCATGCTTGCGATTGCCGTAGCGTTGTATTCTCGCTGTTCGGTGGGCTTGAAGGTAAAAGCAAATTTGTTCCGGTATCTTGCAGGAAGATCTGAAGGTCCTGTTACCGTGAAGGCATCGTCGGAAATTTCCCATTGAAGGTCCTTGGCGTCGGCGTAGCCAATATTCGAAATATACAAATCATGAGTGGTTGTTCCCCCTTCAAATATTCGCCCAAAATCTGTTACTTCATCCACTTCAAGCTGTGGCTGTACATTGATCAGGTTAAAATCTACCAGAAAATTGTGATAGGTTTGGTCTTTTTCATTAGTGAGAAAAGTGTGGGTAAGCTCATGCTCGCCCGCCTTCACGCTGTCCAGGTGTAACTGAATAGGGATCTGCACCTGTTCGCCGGCCTCCAGAATACCTTCGGTAACCGTTGGCTGTAGTATTTTCTGGGACTGATATACATAAGGCATCACCATGACATCAAACACACTGCCATAAAATTGCGGTAAATCTGATTCGAGCGCTTCGTTCAGGTCTTGCCAGTTTTTTCCACCATCAAAAGACATCATGGAGGTTTTATCGTGCTGAACCCCTGCCCAAGTACCGATAAACATCGGTGAGGCATTGAATTTCCCCGCAGGATGATGCACCACCACCCAGAAGTTTTCGCCTTCTTCAAAAATTAATTTGTTGGGTAAATATGCCCGACGAGTCATTGTCAGTGGCGCATCGTAATCTGAGGTCGTCCCACTTGGATTAAATTCCTGCGCATTGAATGCCGCCACACGCTTGGCGGTTTCCAGCGAGGAACCAAGATATATTTCCACCGATTCCGTGCCATAAAAGTCGGGACGGCTGCTGGCCCTGAAGGTCACATAATCTATCGTATATTGCCCGCTTTCTGTCGCCGGAACGGTAAAACGCTGCGCCTGACTGTTGGTCAGGTATCTTGAGCCATCTCCTATGGAAGTATACAACGTTTCATAAGGATCGCCCATTAAATGCAAGTAAGGGTCGGTGGTATTTTTAGGGTCGATAGCACCGATATAGTTCGGGTCCGAAACATTATTGGCTGCTGCGGAAATCGCAACATTGAGATCACTTCGCTCGAGTAACTGATTGGTCAGTGTCACCGAAACTCCTGCTGCCGATCGAGCGCGAGGGGCATTAAAACTCGCTGGCACTTCTGCCATTTCAGCGGCTTTTTCAGCCATAGCATTCAATTCCAAAGTTCCCGAAACAAGTTGCCATTTCAGGGCCCCACCTTCAGAGGCCGAGGCCATATTTTTTACTTTCAGCCATGGGGTCGAGGGGTTAAGAAAATCCGCTGTAATCAAATGATGCCCATCCGCATTTGAATCATGAAATTCCACTGTAAGTTCAGGAGACCTTTTAATTTCAGACGCAACAGTTACCGATTCCTCATTGGTATTCCCCCAGCGGTCGATGGCTTTTATTTTGGCAAAAATCGGTGTGCCGAAAGGAAGGTCGTCAAGCTTTTTCAAATCAAATTGCATCTTTGTTCCTGCCTGTTGATTATTGTTTTTTATGGTGACCGTTTCCGCATTTGAAAACTGGGCGTCGGTGGCCCAGGTAAAATGGTATTCTTCGGGATAGATATCCACCACATCGGAAGGTACCGACCATTGGTAGCTCACCATATCGAAAGAGCTCCCTACGGCAATAAAGTCGGTAATATTTTCAGGGCCATTTCCGTCGTCAATTCGCAAAGCATATTCTGTGTCAATATATCCGCGTCCAAGCTGCCCAGCATATCCCGAGGCATTGTACTGATAGATATCACGGACAGAAGTCAGGATAATATTTCGGAGACCTTCACTGTCAAGTTTCCCGAAATTTTCCGGATGCGAAAGTACCAAAGCGGCAATTCCCGACACATGAGGGCAGGCCATTGAGGTCCCTGCAAAGTAGGCATAACCATCACTTGGCGCCAGGCTCAAAACCTCGGTAATCCCGTATCCGTCCCCTCCTGGGGCAAACACATCAAAATATTCCCCAAAATTAGAGTAGGATGCTTTGGTGAAATCTGGAGCCATGGCACCCACAGCCACAACCTCATCATAAGCACCAGGATAAAACCTAAAGTTCACATTGCTATTCCCAGGAGCAAAGAATACCAGGCCTCCCTTCATAGGACTTCCTTCATAATCTCCAGCTTCCGCAACAAAATACTTGATGGCATCATGAATCACCTCTTCCTTGAAATCTGGGCTGGTGTATCCCCAAGAATTCTGTGAAATCACGGCACCATTATCCGCGGCATAAATATAGGATTCAGCGATACGCTCGGCCGTAGATCCTCCTGAAAGAATCTGACAAACCATCACTCGGGCACCGTCACCATTCCCCGATCCGCCAGCAACACCCGACACACCCACGCCATTGTTGTTTACCGCAGCCACAGTTCCCGCAACGTGCGTGCCGTGCGGGTCTGGGGTGATTTCAGGACTGTTTTCTCCAAAATTAAATCCGTGGATATCGTCAATATAACCATTGCCGTCTGTATCTTTTCCCACTTCCATTCCTGTGTTAGACTCCCCTGAATTGACCCATAAATTGGCCTTCAAATCTTCATGCTCAATGTCAATCCCTTCATCGTGCACCGACACAATCACCCGGGAATCCCCATAAACCTGATGGCGTTCCCATGCTTCAAACAAATTAATATCGGCTCCCGCAACCGCCTGATCATGCCATTCTCCGGTATTATGATAATGCCACTGATCAACCAGCGAGGGGTCATCCATGGGCATCGACTCATTATTTCGGCTGCGCATAGCGTTCAGGTCTGCGGCAATCATTTTACCCTGATCAAACTGCTTCTCATAATTGGCCTCTGCCCGCTCAATTTCTGCCAACTGCTCAAAATGTGTTATCATGGTTGCGATATCCTGAGTCGGATCTCCGATCACCTCATACCACAAATGCAGTCCGTGTTTCCTAAGTTTGGCCTCATTGCCTCCTTTGGCTTCAAAAACCCGCTTAACTTGAGTGGCTCCAAACTGCACATTGATCTGATCAAAGGCCGCTACGCCTGTCTGTATAGCCTCGCCGCTCGTTCTGGCGTTAGAAAAATAGGCTGGCTGATGGCCCTCCTTAAATTTCACACGGACAACACCCCTGCGCATACCGTCCATAAATTGGGCTTGGCTAAAGGCCCATTGTGTACTGAAAGTGCATATAAGCAACCCTATTACAGACACAAATACCTTATAGTACCTGTATAAAAAATTTGACATTAATAATAAAGGTTAAAATGGATAATGATGATATAATTATTACTATTTTTTGGGAGTGCTCTTATCTAAAGCACGTACCAATTTTTTAAGGGCATTATTGAGTACAATTCTTTTTTGAATTTTTTTTCTCAAATGATCTTCAAAATCGG
This genomic interval from Persicobacter psychrovividus contains the following:
- a CDS encoding RagB/SusD family nutrient uptake outer membrane protein gives rise to the protein MKKLLYLILLVAMGVFTLGCSKDYLDRDPSDAIPSDELLSTVKGQEIALNGLYRYMYLAGSHDTFGEMAINLALDLRCDDMALHSLGHNWFANDYGIEFSRAETHGRPANIWSYYYQLIFQANQIINSIDTSQGNKHEKAYVKGQALAIRAYGHHRLVQVFQQTFVGHENAPGIPVKLTAELEQLPRAPLTTVYDQIKDDYLEALDLLEEKTENNDQKEDEVVSVPRKHHSHISHAVVAGLLSRVYLVTNEWEKAHEFADLAISSAQEQGHYVMPAQSYLDGFNNVYNPAWVWGLAINGAQTTLYASFFSHIDPFAGGYATLGSMKKISATLYAELTTNDVRYNVFADRDYELDAAGNFVWPTQATRKFLLKNQAWEGDYVLMRMEELYLNRGEASFHMGDEAAARADLKMLMQNRLANYSERILSGDQLIEQILLQRRLELWGEGHRFFDMMRNGEDLQRDKTHDPGMARVMNLRAGDPQWIMQIPQSELDANTAINAQDQNPLK
- a CDS encoding TonB-dependent receptor → MKKIYLVLLFSLFGITQTIAQIQVKGQVNDKESGEPILGANVVIQGTATGTVTDINGAFTLEVPAAETVLSFSFIGYTSEVVKVGNQSNIQVYLNADATELEEVMVVAYGEQKKSSFTGSAATVKKDHIEKLQVSNVQNALEGAVAGVQVSGVSGQPGSGTSIQIRGIGSVNASSAPLYVVDGVPFGGAMNNLNPADIESMTVLKDAAATALYGSRAANGVVMITTKKGKSGQGSIQFKSRTGIAQRAMRGYDRLGQKDYYEAQWEGYKNNLMAADIAEEDARLIASGQHPVYSHPMFAGYRRNLVQQLGGYNAFDVADSLLIDPTTGQMNAGANALYGDNWEDELFSAALRQEYSIAMSGAANTTDYFVSFGYLNEDGVATNTGFERFSTRVNVNSDIKKWLNAGANLSYTFTESRGASTGNTTASNPFFFANTIAPIYPVYQREEDGSFLLDDAGEKIYDYAGSRPYLGNSNAVGTTTLDVIGYTNNAISGRTYLNVKFNDHFSARTNVTLDYVNRNSITHQNSLYGDADNVDGRSSRTDNEYTTLTVNQLLSYQNSFGKHNVSGLVGHENYYYQQKGLTGTTQGFPVAGLPELGVGSHPTFASSWVDEHVIESYLSRFEYNYNEKYFGSLSFRRDGTSRLAPESRWGNFWAIGGSWALHKEDFMNSLRWVNSLQLRGSIGEQGNENLGTNYYIYRDNYNLTYPNNSEYGGRMTYLANRDLTWEKRQATNIGLDFSLLNNKFSGSIEYFNNASKDLIFTMPVAPSNGWGGQSANIGGMKNYGLEFNLSMTLLKTTNFRWNMDFAATHMKNKITELPQEVVMLSSSKRLEVGRSYYDFYMFDYAGVNPQTGDAMYYKDLGEGLGRGVTTDPNDADRYFVGSAMADLTGFINQRFNYRQFDLSVMLNYQLGGEVYNSGYHQLMNPSFGVAMHSDIKNAWREEGQVTDVPRIEIDNSNLVSTSSRFLSDASYATIRNITFGYTLPERTAKAIHMDNLRISFAVDNLFTFSSMQGYFPGTASADGYMNNGYYPIRTMSLGLDVKF